A segment of the Pseudoalteromonas sp. UG3-2 genome:
TTTTGCTTCACCTTTATCGACACATGCGCAGAGACCAAGTTGTCCATATATTGCTCGGCGAACTCAACACGATAGCCTTTTATAATGCCGTTTTGTTCCAGTTTGGTGATGCGGTTTTGTACCGTGGTTCGCGAAACATTGAGCTTTCTGGCCAGCTCAGAAATGCTCTCACGGGCGTTATTACGTAGCAGCGCTATCAACTTTTCATCTTGTGAACTTAACACTTTGCAC
Coding sequences within it:
- a CDS encoding Lrp/AsnC family transcriptional regulator; the encoded protein is MLSSQDEKLIALLRNNARESISELARKLNVSRTTVQNRITKLEQNGIIKGYRVEFAEQYMDNLVSAHVSIKVKQKLTAKANIALQQLPNVSALYAISGEYDLIAIVEAQNLEQLSHLLDEIGNLEGIERTKSSVILETKFTR